One window of the Triticum dicoccoides isolate Atlit2015 ecotype Zavitan chromosome 3B, WEW_v2.0, whole genome shotgun sequence genome contains the following:
- the LOC119275467 gene encoding jasmonoyl--L-amino acid synthetase GH3.3-like: MLEKKNSEFRGEKVIAEFERLTRDADIVQRETLRRILVENGATEYLQGLGLAGRTDPASFKECVPLATHADLEPYIERIVDGDATPILTGKPVTSISLSSGTTQGKRKYLLFNEELVKSTMQIYRTSYAFRNREFPVEDGKALQFIYSSRQFTTKGGLTATTATTNVYRSEEFKATMRVVQSQCCSPDEVIFGADFAQSLYCHLLCGLLAAGEVQMVSATFAHSVVLAFQTFERVWEELCADIRRGALSPTRVTSPAVRQAVSALLAGPNPELADAVARKCAGLSNWYGVIPALWPNAKYVYGIMTGSMEHYVKKLRHYAGGLPLVAAEYGASEGWIGANLEPAMPPESATFTVLPDIGYFEFIPLRPGCTAAPGPDACYGESEPVGLTDVVVGEHYEVVMTTFAGLYRYRLGDVVRVAGFHNATPKLKFVCRRNLALSINIDKNSEQDLQLAVDAAAAKFLAAEKLEVVDYTSHADMSSDPGHYVVFVELNAAAADASADALQGCCDELDRSFADPGYVGSRRSCAIGPLELRVLQRGTFHRVLRHYLSLGAPVSQFKSPRCVARSNAGVLQILAACTAKAFFSAAYD; the protein is encoded by the exons ATGTTGGAGAAGAAGAACAGCGAGTTCCGCGGCGAGAAGGTGATCGCCGAGTTCGAGCGGCTGACACGGGACGCCGACATTGTGCAGCGGGAGACGCTGCGGCGGATCCTTGTCGAGAACGGCGCCACCGAGTACCTGCAGGGGCTGGGCCTCGCCGGCCGCACCGACCCCGCCAGCTTCAAGGAATGCGTGCCGCTCGCCACGCACGCCGACCTCGAGCCCTACATTGAGCGCATCGTCGACGGCGACGCCACGCCCATCCTCACCGGCAAGCCCGTCACCTCCATCTCCCTAAG CTCCGGCACGACGCAGGGGAAGCGCAAGTACCTGCTGTTCAACGAGGAGCTCGTCAAGTCCACGATGCAGATATACCGAACCTCCTACGCCTTCAGGAACAG GGAGTTCCCCGTGGAGGACGGCAAGGCGCTGCAGTTCATCTACAGCAGCCGGCAGTTCACGACCAAGGGCGGGCTGACGGCCACCACGGCGACCACCAACGTGTACCGCAGCGAGGAGTTCAAGGCGACGATGCGCGTGGTGCAGTCGCAGTGCTGCAGCCCCGACGAGGTGATCTTCGGCGCCGACTTCGCGCAGTCGCTCTACTGCCACCTCCTCTGCGGCCTGCTCGCCGCCGGCGAGGTGCAGATGGTATCGGCCACCTTCGCGCACAGCGTCGTGCTCGCCTTCCAGACCTTCGAGCGGGTGTGGGAGGAGCTCTGCGCCGACATCCGCCGAGGCGCCCTGTCGCCGACCCGCGTCACCTCGCCGGCCGTCCGGCAGGCCGTGTCGGCGCTACTCGCCGGGCCGAAccccgagctcgccgacgccgTGGCGCGCAAGTGCGCCGGCCTGAGCAACTGGTACGGGGTGATCCCGGCGCTGTGGCCCAACGCCAAGTACGTGTACGGCATTATGACGGGGTCCATGGAGCACTACGTGAAGAAGCTCCGGCACTACGCGGGCGGGCTGCCGCTGGTCGCCGCCGAGTACGGCGCGTCCGAGGGGTGGATCGGCGCCAACCTGGAGCCCGCGATGCCGCCCGAGTCCGCCACCTTCACCGTGCTCCCCGACATCGGCTACTTCGAGTTCATCCCCCTCAGGCCCGGCTGCACGGCCGCCCCCGGCCCCGACGCGTGCTACGGCGAGTCGGAGCCCGTCGGCCTGACGGACGTCGTCGTGGGCGAGCACTACGAGGTCGTCATGACCACATTCGCAG GGTTGTACCGGTACAGGCTGGGCGACGTGGTGCGGGTGGCCGGGTTCCACAACGCGACGCCCAAGCTCAAGTTCGTGTGCCGCCGGAACCTGGCGCTGTCCATCAACATCGACAAGAACAGCGAGCAGGACCTGCAGCTGGCcgtggacgccgccgccgccaagttCCTCGCCGCCGAGAAGCTGGAGGTGGTGGACTACACCAGCCACGCGGACATGTCGTCGGACCCGGGCCACTACGTGGTCTTCGTCGAGCTCAACGCCGCCGCGGCCGACGCCAGCGCCGACGCGCTGCAGGGGTGCTGCGACGAGCTGGACCGCTCCTTCGCGGACCCCGGCTACGTCGGGTCGCGGCGGTCCTGCGCCATCGGCCCGCTGGAGCTGCGGGTGCTGCAGCGGGGGACCTTCCACCGGGTGCTCCGCCACTACCTCTCCCTGGGCGCCCCCGTGAGCCAGTTCAAGTCGCCGCGCTGCGTCGCCCGCTCCAACGCCGGCGTCCTCCAGATCCTCGCCGCATGCACCGCCAAGGCCTTCTTCAGCGCCGCCTACGACTGA